The following coding sequences are from one Haemophilus haemolyticus window:
- a CDS encoding rod shape-determining protein: protein MLFKKIRGLFSNDLSIDLGTANTLIYVKGQGIVLDEPSVVAIRQDRVGSLKSIAAVGKEAKLMLGRTPKSIAAIRPMKDGVIADFFVTEKMLQYFIKQVHSGNFMRPSPRVLVCVPAGATQVERRAIKESAIGAGAREVYLIEEPMAAAIGAKLPVSTAVGSMVIDIGGGTTEVAVISLNGIVYSSSVRIGGDRFDEAIISYVRRTFGSVIGEPTAERIKQEIGTAYIQEGDEIKEMEVHGHNLAEGAPRSFTLTSRDVLEAIQQPLNGIVAAVRTALEECQPEHAADIFERGMVLTGGGALLRNIDILLSKESGVPVIIAEDPLTCVARGGGEALEMIDMHGGDIFSDEI from the coding sequence ATGTTATTTAAAAAAATTCGTGGACTTTTCTCAAACGATCTTTCTATCGACTTAGGTACTGCAAACACATTAATTTATGTGAAAGGTCAAGGTATTGTCTTAGATGAGCCTTCGGTTGTTGCCATTCGACAAGATCGCGTTGGTTCACTAAAAAGCATCGCGGCTGTAGGTAAAGAAGCAAAATTAATGCTTGGACGTACACCAAAAAGCATCGCTGCCATTCGCCCAATGAAAGATGGCGTAATCGCAGATTTCTTTGTTACAGAAAAAATGTTGCAATACTTTATCAAACAAGTTCACAGCGGTAATTTTATGCGCCCAAGCCCTCGTGTACTTGTCTGTGTGCCTGCTGGTGCAACACAAGTAGAACGTCGTGCAATTAAAGAATCCGCAATCGGTGCTGGTGCGCGTGAAGTATATTTAATTGAAGAACCAATGGCAGCCGCAATCGGCGCTAAATTACCCGTTTCTACTGCGGTTGGTTCCATGGTAATTGACATCGGTGGTGGTACGACTGAAGTCGCTGTTATTTCTTTAAACGGTATCGTATATTCTTCTTCAGTTCGTATCGGTGGTGACCGTTTTGATGAAGCGATCATTTCTTATGTTCGCCGCACTTTTGGTTCTGTTATCGGTGAACCAACGGCAGAACGAATCAAACAAGAAATCGGTACAGCCTATATTCAAGAAGGTGATGAAATTAAAGAAATGGAAGTGCATGGTCACAATCTTGCAGAAGGTGCGCCTCGTTCATTCACCTTAACCTCACGTGATGTGTTAGAAGCTATTCAACAGCCCTTAAATGGTATTGTTGCAGCCGTTCGAACCGCACTTGAAGAATGTCAGCCAGAACATGCAGCAGACATTTTTGAGCGTGGTATGGTATTAACTGGTGGTGGTGCACTACTACGCAATATCGATATTCTCCTTTCTAAAGAATCGGGAGTGCCAGTCATCATTGCTGAAGATCCATTAACCTGTGTTGCTCGCGGTGGTGGTGAAGCATTAGAAATGATCGATATGCACGGTGGCGATATTTTTAGTGACGAAATTTAA